DNA sequence from the Centropristis striata isolate RG_2023a ecotype Rhode Island chromosome 17, C.striata_1.0, whole genome shotgun sequence genome:
tctgtcactatcaataaagcaaaaaatgccaaaaaaatgatctttaaaaaaaaaaaaacattgtttgttGTAGAATTTGAACATGAGATTACAGATTTTACTGTCATTGCTTGATttattgaaatatgtaaatatttcaaatgtCCTTTCTCTGTGTAAAACCCCTTTAGAGAAGGAAATGCTTCTCTGATTTACCTAAATATTTATAACACTTCCTTTTTCTTCAAAGGGGACTACAAGAAGAAAATCTCATCACTTCAAAATGCCTTACACGCGATGACGGCAGACCTGGACGATGCACAACAGACGACCATGATAAAGAACCTGAAGGCTGAACTGGAGGCAGAGAGAGCTCGACTGGCAGGACAACTTAGAGAAGTGGAGACCAAGAGGGAGGAGAACAAGAGCATGCTTCAGGCAGTGAAGCAGAAAATAAGAGAGGCGACATTTGACAGAAGGGAGGACTTACTGAGAGAAAAAGAGCAGCTGTTAAATGCTCAGTGGAAACTGGACGAGACAAAGAAGAACAATGAGGGACAGATGCTGTTTATAGAGAAACAGCTGGAGCCGATAGACATTAGGTTGTCTAGAGTAAACAGTGGGAAGAAGGATGTTTGAATCCTCCAGCCAGACAGACATGAAGGAGAAAGTAATGAGAGCGAATCAAAGGTGACAGATGAAAGGTCCCAACAGACACTCATTCATTCTTTAATCTGGAGTTTTACATGATGCAGATgaagtttaaaaacatttaatttgtgcACAAAGAATTTGTCTAATTATTTCATGCCTGCTGGAACGGTTGTCGAaaagacacaccaaaaaaaaaatctttaataaaATTCCTATTTCTGTTTCAttggttgtgtgttttttaaagaacataGTGATTTTTTGTaatctggctgttttatgtttcttttggagtaatgtcttcttcctggcagagtggcctttcagcccatgtctcaggactcgtttcactgtggataatgacacagttttaccagcttcagccagcatcttcacaaggtcttttgcttttgttcttgggttgatatgcacattttggaccaaagcacgttcatctctgggacacagagtccgtctccttcctgagcggtatgatggctggacattcccatggtgtttatacttgggtataattatttgaacagatgaatgtggaaccttcaggcatctggaaattgcacccaaggatgaaccagacttgtgcaagtccacaattctcttcctgatatcttggttgatttcttttgacttttccatgatgttacacaaagaagcagtgtgtttcaggtgtgccttgaaataca
Encoded proteins:
- the LOC131989100 gene encoding ribonuclease Y-like, translated to MSLTSLSLSLSLANQSGFTSKNIVMAVACVLVGLVVVGVGGFLYYKYRDYKKKISSLQNALHAMTADLDDAQQTTMIKNLKAELEAERARLAGQLREVETKREENKSMLQAVKQKIREATFDRREDLLREKEQLLNAQWKLDETKKNNEGQMLFIEKQLEPIDIRLSRVNSGKKDV